A genomic segment from Paramixta manurensis encodes:
- a CDS encoding LysR family transcriptional regulator: MDKIHAMRVFVRVAEMESFTRAAESLGLPKGSVSRQLQALENQMGTRLLHRTTRRVQLTQDGLVYYERCLDLLATLDEMDALFQTDPATLSGRLRVDMPAAMATDVVIPHLSSFLQHYPGIELELSSSDRLVDVVREGFDCVVRVGQLKDSGLIARTLGHLTMVNCASPDYLARFGVPQTLEDLSQHAMVHYSQHLGSVPQGFEFFDGKRSQLIQTGGVVTVNSTQTYLAACLAGLGIIQIPRVGCFTRLHAQQLVEVLPAFRAQPMPVSLVYPHRRNLAQRVRVFMEWLMQLMKRHIE, translated from the coding sequence ATGGATAAAATTCATGCAATGCGCGTCTTTGTCAGGGTCGCAGAAATGGAGAGTTTTACCCGGGCGGCAGAAAGTCTCGGCTTACCGAAAGGTAGCGTATCACGCCAATTGCAGGCGCTGGAAAACCAGATGGGTACGCGTCTGTTGCACCGCACCACTCGACGCGTGCAGCTTACACAGGATGGGCTGGTCTATTACGAGCGCTGCCTCGATCTGTTGGCAACGCTTGACGAGATGGATGCGCTCTTCCAAACCGATCCCGCGACTCTCAGCGGCCGCCTGCGGGTCGATATGCCCGCAGCAATGGCCACTGATGTAGTGATCCCGCACCTGTCCTCTTTCCTTCAGCACTATCCCGGCATTGAATTAGAGCTCAGTAGCAGCGACCGCTTGGTCGATGTCGTCCGCGAAGGCTTTGATTGTGTGGTGCGCGTCGGGCAACTCAAAGATTCCGGGCTAATTGCTCGCACGCTAGGGCATTTAACGATGGTAAATTGCGCCAGCCCTGATTATCTCGCTCGCTTCGGCGTGCCGCAAACGCTGGAGGATTTATCCCAGCATGCCATGGTGCATTACAGCCAACACTTGGGTAGCGTGCCGCAAGGCTTCGAGTTTTTTGATGGCAAACGCAGCCAGTTGATTCAAACCGGCGGTGTGGTAACGGTTAACAGTACGCAAACTTATTTAGCCGCTTGCCTGGCGGGTTTGGGCATTATTCAAATACCGCGTGTCGGCTGCTTCACCCGGCTGCATGCGCAGCAACTTGTTGAAGTATTGCCAGCTTTCCGCGCGCAACCGATGCCTGTATCACTGGTCTATCCGCATCGGCGTAACCTTGCACAACGCGTGCGAGTGTTTATGGAATGGCTCATGCAGCTAATGAAACGTCACATTGAGTGA
- a CDS encoding SDR family NAD(P)-dependent oxidoreductase yields the protein MTRKIALITGGSRGLGRNAALKLAEKQIDIILTWRSKQQDALAVVKEIEARGARAVALPLDVAKSDSFDAFVTQVRQQLNQVWQREDIDYLINNAGVGIASPFAETSEAQFDELMNIHLKGPFFLTQKLLPFIKQGGRILNISSGLARFSLPGYGTYAAMKGAMEVLTRYQAKELGARGIAVNILAPGAIETDFGGAVVRDNPEVNQQIAAQTALGRVGLPEDIGAAVAAILSEEMGWVNGQRIEASGGMFL from the coding sequence ATGACGCGTAAAATTGCATTGATCACCGGCGGCAGCCGCGGACTAGGGCGAAATGCGGCGCTAAAGCTGGCAGAAAAACAGATTGACATCATTTTAACCTGGCGCAGCAAACAGCAAGACGCACTGGCGGTGGTGAAAGAAATTGAAGCGCGCGGCGCGCGCGCAGTGGCGCTACCGCTGGATGTGGCGAAGAGTGACAGCTTTGACGCTTTTGTCACGCAAGTCCGACAGCAGCTTAACCAAGTGTGGCAACGCGAAGATATTGATTATTTAATCAACAATGCAGGGGTTGGGATTGCCAGCCCGTTCGCCGAAACCAGTGAAGCGCAGTTTGATGAGCTAATGAATATCCATCTTAAAGGCCCGTTTTTCCTGACGCAGAAGCTGTTGCCGTTTATCAAACAGGGCGGTCGGATCCTGAATATTTCTAGCGGGCTGGCGCGCTTTAGTTTGCCGGGTTACGGCACCTATGCGGCGATGAAGGGCGCGATGGAAGTGTTAACGCGTTATCAAGCGAAAGAGTTGGGCGCGCGCGGTATCGCGGTGAATATCCTTGCGCCTGGCGCCATTGAAACCGACTTTGGCGGCGCGGTGGTGCGTGATAATCCTGAAGTTAATCAGCAGATTGCCGCACAAACCGCATTAGGTCGGGTCGGTCTGCCAGAGGATATTGGCGCTGCGGTTGCCGCCATTTTGAGTGAGGAGATGGGTTGGGTGAATGGGCAACGCATTGAGGCTTCCGGCGGAATGTTCCTGTAA
- a CDS encoding type II toxin-antitoxin system RelB/DinJ family antitoxin — protein sequence MGSINLRIDDDLKARSFAALEKLGVTPSEALRLTLEYIADNDRLPFKQTLLSEEDAELVEMVRERLRNPKPVRISLDDL from the coding sequence ATGGGTAGCATTAACCTTCGTATTGATGATGATTTGAAAGCGCGTTCGTTCGCTGCGCTTGAAAAACTGGGCGTTACTCCATCAGAAGCCCTCCGTCTGACACTTGAATATATTGCAGATAATGATCGGCTTCCTTTCAAACAAACGCTGCTCAGCGAAGAAGATGCGGAACTCGTCGAAATGGTTAGAGAACGGCTGCGCAACCCTAAACCTGTCCGGATTTCCCTGGATGATCTTTGA
- a CDS encoding glutathione S-transferase family protein, with protein sequence MLKILGRLSSINVRKVLWVCDELAIPFRREEWGEGFRSPQEAEFLALNPNAMIPVIQDGDFVMWESNAIIRYLANAYGGGWLYPEDARARAPVDQWIDWQATELNTAWRYAFMSLVRNSPAHQDPRLLAAACKGWAHTMGILNQQLEKTKGYVAGATFSLADIPIGLSVNRWYETPLDHPDYPAVRAYYERLTGRHGYATWGRNGTP encoded by the coding sequence ATGTTGAAAATACTCGGACGTCTCTCGTCAATCAACGTTAGAAAAGTGCTGTGGGTATGTGATGAACTGGCAATCCCGTTCCGCCGCGAAGAGTGGGGCGAAGGATTCCGCTCGCCGCAAGAAGCGGAGTTCCTCGCCTTAAATCCGAATGCGATGATCCCGGTAATACAGGATGGCGACTTCGTGATGTGGGAATCGAACGCGATTATCCGCTACCTGGCAAATGCGTATGGCGGCGGGTGGCTCTATCCGGAAGATGCGCGCGCCCGCGCGCCGGTCGACCAATGGATCGACTGGCAGGCCACCGAGTTAAATACCGCCTGGCGCTATGCATTTATGTCGCTGGTGCGTAATTCTCCGGCACATCAAGATCCGCGTCTGCTGGCCGCCGCCTGTAAAGGGTGGGCACACACCATGGGCATCCTTAATCAACAACTGGAAAAAACCAAAGGCTATGTCGCCGGTGCGACCTTTTCTTTAGCGGATATTCCAATTGGGCTCTCGGTTAATCGCTGGTATGAAACGCCGTTAGACCACCCGGATTATCCGGCGGTGCGTGCCTATTATGAGCGCCTCACCGGGCGCCACGGTTATGCGACCTGGGGCCGCAATGGCACGCCATAG
- a CDS encoding phosphoketolase family protein gives MTHSTHPAASDELALLDRYWRAANYLSVGQIYLMDNPLLRQPLEARHIKPRLLGHWGTTPGLNFIYAHLNRIIRQREVDLVYLCGPGHGGPGMVANTWLEGSYSEIYPAISEDVDGMRKLFKQFSFPGGIPSHAAPETPGSINEGGELGYSLSHAFGAVFDNPDLIVPCVIGDGEAETGPLAASWHGNKFLNPQRDGAVLPILHLNGYKIANPTLLGRANDEDLWRLFSGFGYEPLFVSGHEPADMHRQMADALDNAFDKIHHYQQRARAAQQTDEVTLPRWPMIILRSPKGWTGPKQVDGKKVEDFWRAHQVPVAACREDAAHREILENWMRSYNPDDLFDEQGKLKAELRALAPHGEKRMGATPYANGGRLRRELITPDIRRYAIDIEKAGKTQAQSTEVLGAYLSDVFRQNLTNFRLFGPDETASNRLNRVFDATNRSWMEATKPWDEQLAPDGRVMEILSEHQCQGWLEGYLLTGRHGLFNCYEAFIHIVDSMFNQHAKWLKVSRKLKWRAPIASLNYLLSSHVWRQDHNGYSHQDPGFIDHVANKKADIVRIYLPPDANTLLYVTDHCLHTWDRINVIIAGKQPEPQWLTFDEAVHHCEVGMGIWQWAGNEQPGEEPDVVMACAGDVPTMETLAAVDLLRDYLPNLKIRVVNVVDLLALQTHDQHPHGLEEQQFDALFTQNRPVIFAFHGYPSLIHRLTYQRNNHRNFHVRGFIEEGTTTTPFDMTVLNELDRFHLAQEAILRVPGLQDRAATILDQLQEKIAEHHAYVREYGEDLPEVQNWRWSK, from the coding sequence ATGACGCATTCAACGCATCCGGCCGCCAGCGACGAACTGGCGTTACTCGATCGCTACTGGCGCGCCGCCAATTATCTCTCTGTCGGCCAAATCTACCTGATGGATAATCCATTATTGCGCCAGCCGCTGGAAGCCCGGCACATCAAACCACGCCTGTTGGGGCACTGGGGAACCACGCCGGGATTAAATTTTATTTATGCCCATTTAAACCGCATTATTCGCCAGCGCGAGGTTGATTTGGTTTACCTCTGCGGACCGGGTCACGGCGGGCCGGGAATGGTGGCGAATACGTGGCTGGAAGGCAGTTATAGCGAAATCTATCCGGCAATCAGCGAGGATGTCGACGGTATGCGCAAATTGTTTAAACAGTTTTCGTTTCCCGGCGGCATTCCCAGCCACGCGGCGCCGGAAACGCCCGGCTCCATCAATGAAGGGGGCGAACTGGGTTACTCGCTGTCGCACGCTTTCGGGGCAGTGTTCGACAATCCCGATCTGATTGTGCCCTGCGTGATCGGCGATGGCGAAGCGGAAACCGGGCCGCTAGCGGCCAGTTGGCACGGCAATAAATTCCTCAATCCGCAGCGCGATGGCGCGGTGCTCCCGATCCTGCATCTTAACGGGTATAAAATTGCCAACCCCACTCTGTTAGGCCGCGCTAACGACGAAGATCTGTGGCGCCTGTTTAGCGGTTTCGGTTATGAGCCACTGTTTGTTAGCGGCCACGAGCCCGCCGATATGCATCGGCAAATGGCTGATGCGCTGGATAATGCCTTTGACAAGATCCACCACTACCAGCAACGCGCCCGCGCCGCTCAACAAACAGATGAAGTCACGCTGCCGCGCTGGCCAATGATTATTTTACGTAGCCCCAAAGGCTGGACCGGCCCGAAACAGGTCGATGGTAAAAAGGTCGAAGATTTCTGGCGCGCGCATCAGGTGCCGGTCGCCGCTTGTCGGGAAGACGCCGCGCACCGCGAGATTTTGGAAAACTGGATGCGCAGTTATAACCCAGACGACCTGTTTGATGAGCAAGGCAAGCTCAAGGCAGAACTCCGTGCGCTGGCGCCACACGGTGAAAAACGCATGGGCGCGACCCCATATGCTAACGGGGGTCGATTGCGACGCGAGCTGATCACCCCGGACATACGCCGTTATGCCATTGACATTGAGAAAGCGGGAAAAACACAGGCGCAATCAACGGAAGTGCTGGGAGCCTACCTTAGCGATGTTTTCCGCCAAAATCTGACCAATTTCCGTCTCTTTGGCCCCGATGAAACCGCCTCCAACCGCCTAAACCGCGTGTTTGATGCGACTAATCGTAGCTGGATGGAGGCCACCAAGCCTTGGGATGAACAGTTGGCGCCCGATGGTCGGGTGATGGAGATCTTAAGCGAGCATCAATGTCAGGGCTGGCTGGAAGGTTATCTGTTAACCGGTCGACACGGGTTGTTTAACTGCTACGAAGCCTTTATCCATATCGTCGATTCGATGTTTAACCAGCATGCCAAGTGGTTAAAAGTAAGCCGTAAACTTAAATGGCGCGCACCGATCGCTTCGCTCAATTATTTACTCTCTTCCCACGTTTGGCGTCAGGATCACAATGGTTACAGTCATCAGGATCCGGGGTTCATCGATCATGTCGCTAATAAGAAAGCGGATATTGTCAGGATCTACCTGCCGCCGGATGCGAATACCTTGCTGTATGTCACCGATCACTGTCTACATACCTGGGATCGGATCAATGTGATCATCGCCGGGAAGCAGCCGGAGCCACAATGGTTAACCTTCGATGAGGCGGTTCATCATTGCGAAGTCGGAATGGGGATCTGGCAGTGGGCAGGCAATGAACAACCCGGCGAAGAACCTGATGTGGTGATGGCCTGCGCCGGTGACGTGCCCACCATGGAAACGCTGGCGGCAGTCGATCTGTTACGCGACTATTTGCCGAATCTTAAAATCCGGGTCGTCAATGTGGTCGATCTACTGGCGCTGCAAACTCACGATCAGCATCCACATGGTCTGGAGGAGCAGCAATTTGATGCGCTATTTACCCAAAATCGACCGGTGATTTTCGCCTTTCATGGTTATCCCAGCTTGATCCACCGTCTAACTTACCAGCGCAATAATCATCGCAACTTCCACGTTCGCGGTTTTATTGAAGAGGGCACCACCACCACCCCGTTCGATATGACGGTATTAAATGAACTGGATCGTTTTCATCTGGCGCAGGAGGCCATTTTGCGCGTGCCGGGATTACAGGATCGGGCAGCGACGATCCTCGACCAGTTGCAGGAGAAGATCGCCGAACATCACGCTTATGTACGCGAATATGGTGAAGATCTCCCTGAAGTCCAGAACTGGCGTTGGTCAAAATAA
- a CDS encoding amino acid deaminase, whose product MSLSFPLQADGKLDPISTPPHYKSVAGDGRQPLANGTPVLSSPEVFSPVMVMKQSAMLDNLHNLAAFCRENGVMLAAHGKTSMSPAILRQAVSEGGAWGLSAATPAQVRALRSFGIRNVFLANELVDPAGIRWIADYQRQHPDQAFLCYVDSLAGVKLLEDSLGESVISVLLEVSVAGGRTGCRSLEEALTIADAISASRSLQLVGVAGYEGAVAAGRTAHSLAIVRGYCDFIVTVAEQLAQQNLFAGEEIILSAGGGAWFDIVAERFRQATLSIPYTILIRSGAYMAHDDGLYARIAPFAQPGSPYHFRPALEIWGRVLSRPEPGLALLDFGRRDVPFDQDFPIPHATRLRDGSGLRAVEQWVISDVNDQHAYLRLPETETLAPGDWVGCGISHPCTAFDKWRYLPLVDDDYRVVDAVLTAF is encoded by the coding sequence ATGTCTTTATCTTTTCCTCTACAAGCCGACGGCAAGCTGGACCCAATCAGCACGCCGCCGCACTACAAATCCGTCGCCGGAGACGGGCGACAGCCGCTGGCTAACGGCACGCCGGTATTATCGTCACCGGAGGTTTTCTCGCCAGTGATGGTGATGAAGCAGTCGGCAATGTTAGATAACTTGCACAACTTAGCGGCCTTTTGTCGCGAAAATGGCGTTATGCTGGCGGCACATGGGAAGACCTCGATGTCGCCTGCCATTTTACGTCAGGCGGTCAGTGAAGGCGGCGCGTGGGGTCTAAGCGCCGCGACCCCGGCGCAGGTGCGGGCGTTACGTAGCTTTGGCATTCGTAATGTGTTTCTGGCTAATGAGCTGGTTGATCCGGCGGGTATCCGCTGGATTGCCGATTATCAACGCCAGCACCCAGACCAGGCGTTTCTCTGTTATGTGGATTCGCTGGCAGGCGTAAAACTGCTGGAAGACTCTCTCGGTGAAAGCGTCATTTCGGTGCTGCTGGAGGTCTCGGTGGCTGGAGGACGTACCGGTTGCCGTAGCCTGGAAGAGGCGCTGACCATTGCCGATGCCATTTCAGCCAGCCGTTCACTCCAGTTAGTCGGCGTAGCAGGCTACGAAGGCGCGGTTGCCGCCGGGCGCACCGCGCATTCACTGGCGATTGTCCGTGGGTATTGTGATTTTATCGTCACTGTCGCGGAGCAGTTGGCGCAGCAAAACCTCTTTGCCGGCGAAGAGATTATCCTCAGCGCTGGCGGCGGCGCGTGGTTTGATATTGTCGCTGAACGCTTCCGCCAGGCGACGCTCTCCATCCCCTACACCATCCTGATTCGTTCCGGCGCCTATATGGCACATGATGACGGGCTCTATGCGCGCATTGCGCCTTTCGCTCAACCCGGCTCGCCGTATCACTTCCGCCCGGCGCTGGAAATTTGGGGACGTGTATTGTCGCGCCCGGAACCGGGCCTGGCGCTGTTAGACTTCGGGCGCCGCGACGTACCTTTCGATCAGGACTTCCCGATCCCGCATGCCACCCGCCTGCGCGATGGCAGTGGTTTACGCGCCGTCGAGCAGTGGGTGATTAGCGATGTTAACGACCAACACGCTTACCTACGCCTGCCGGAAACCGAGACGTTAGCGCCGGGCGATTGGGTCGGCTGCGGCATCTCCCATCCTTGCACCGCCTTCGATAAATGGCGTTATCTCCCATTGGTTGACGACGATTATCGGGTTGTCGACGCCGTGCTCACCGCCTTTTAA
- a CDS encoding amino acid ABC transporter ATP-binding protein, translated as MSKPAIALSNVTKSFGSTQVLKDISLQVTPGEVLVLIGASGSGKSTVLRIMSGLETADGGEIWVNDVPLHDTRRSREICGHVGMVFQQFNLFPHKTALGNVTLALIKAQNLSSAEANKRGMAALERVGLAERAQHYPSQLSGGQQQRVAIARALAVEPKIMFFDEATSALDPELVGEVTEVMRGLARDGMTMVVVTHEMGFARKTADRVVFMDKGVIAEQGVPEQIFVNPQNPRTQQFLSRVLEH; from the coding sequence ATGAGTAAACCCGCAATTGCGCTCAGCAATGTCACCAAATCCTTTGGTAGTACCCAAGTGCTGAAAGACATTAGTCTGCAAGTGACCCCTGGCGAAGTGCTAGTGCTAATTGGCGCTTCCGGTTCTGGCAAAAGTACCGTTTTGCGAATTATGAGCGGGCTGGAAACCGCCGATGGCGGCGAAATCTGGGTCAATGATGTGCCCCTGCACGACACGCGTCGCAGCCGCGAGATTTGCGGCCATGTCGGGATGGTGTTTCAGCAGTTCAATTTGTTCCCGCATAAAACCGCGCTAGGTAACGTGACGTTGGCGCTAATTAAAGCGCAAAACCTTTCCAGCGCTGAAGCCAATAAGCGCGGTATGGCTGCGCTGGAGCGGGTGGGCCTGGCGGAACGCGCACAACATTACCCTTCACAACTTTCCGGCGGCCAGCAACAGCGCGTCGCCATTGCGCGTGCGCTGGCGGTAGAGCCCAAAATTATGTTCTTTGATGAAGCAACCTCGGCCCTCGACCCGGAACTGGTCGGCGAAGTGACCGAGGTGATGCGCGGCCTGGCACGCGATGGGATGACAATGGTTGTCGTGACCCACGAAATGGGCTTTGCGCGTAAAACCGCCGACCGGGTGGTGTTTATGGATAAAGGGGTGATTGCCGAGCAGGGCGTCCCGGAACAAATCTTCGTTAATCCGCAAAATCCGCGCACGCAGCAATTTCTTTCCCGCGTGCTGGAGCACTAA
- a CDS encoding amino acid ABC transporter permease has protein sequence MNDLIFSSLPLLLQGLLITLILSLAAIVGSTLLGLLAAVLRTSQLPVGKQIAQVYTELFRGTPVLITLMFIYFGVAYFGYEINLFAAGILGLSIYQGAYIAEVFRAGIEAVPKGQWEVSWILGLNKRQTFFNVVLPQTRRIVLPPLVGQYLSLIKDTSIVSMIGMSELMHQGQAIVDRVGQPVVIYGLVSLLYFVICFPLSRWVQHASQTRSQLS, from the coding sequence ATGAATGATTTAATTTTCTCCAGCCTGCCGCTGCTATTACAAGGGTTACTGATCACCCTTATTCTTTCGCTGGCCGCCATCGTCGGCAGCACGCTGCTGGGTTTGCTGGCCGCCGTGCTACGTACCAGCCAGCTCCCGGTCGGCAAGCAGATCGCGCAAGTGTATACCGAGCTATTTCGCGGCACGCCGGTGCTGATTACGCTGATGTTTATCTACTTCGGCGTGGCCTATTTCGGTTATGAAATTAACCTGTTCGCCGCCGGTATCCTTGGGCTCAGCATCTATCAGGGCGCTTATATCGCCGAGGTGTTCCGCGCCGGTATTGAAGCGGTGCCGAAAGGGCAGTGGGAAGTCTCCTGGATCCTCGGCCTGAATAAACGTCAGACCTTTTTTAATGTGGTGTTGCCGCAAACCCGGCGCATCGTACTGCCGCCGCTGGTCGGGCAGTATCTTTCCCTGATTAAGGACACCTCGATCGTCAGCATGATCGGTATGTCAGAACTGATGCACCAAGGGCAAGCGATTGTCGATCGCGTTGGTCAGCCGGTAGTTATCTATGGGCTGGTTTCCCTGCTGTATTTCGTTATCTGCTTCCCTCTTTCACGCTGGGTTCAGCACGCCAGCCAAACCAGGAGCCAATTATCATGA
- a CDS encoding amino acid ABC transporter permease, giving the protein MSYQWLTLWRYAGTFVDAAWLTLQVTLLAFVLAMALGLLAALAKESRITLVRWISGCYIEFIRNTPVLLQIFIIFFGLPSLGITMSAFTAGVLALGINVGAYLAETFRAGIQSVPQGQREAAYILGISPRQMFIHVVMPQAARAVYPAIINNLIQLLLGTSLLSAIALPELTGTATVINARTLLYIQTFSVVLGVYLVLSNLFSWLGNLIGRRVFNPPLVTKVKKSVWFRRVTFPVNPVKQRNPV; this is encoded by the coding sequence ATGAGCTACCAATGGTTAACCTTGTGGCGCTATGCCGGGACATTTGTTGATGCGGCCTGGCTAACCTTGCAGGTCACACTGCTGGCTTTCGTGCTTGCCATGGCGCTCGGCTTACTGGCGGCGCTGGCGAAGGAGTCACGCATTACCCTGGTGCGGTGGATTAGCGGCTGTTATATCGAATTCATCCGCAACACTCCGGTCTTGCTACAAATTTTCATCATCTTCTTTGGGCTGCCGTCATTGGGCATCACCATGAGTGCATTCACCGCTGGCGTGCTGGCATTGGGTATCAATGTGGGGGCTTACCTGGCGGAAACCTTTCGCGCCGGTATTCAGTCGGTTCCTCAGGGGCAGCGCGAGGCGGCTTATATTTTAGGTATCAGCCCACGTCAGATGTTTATTCATGTTGTCATGCCGCAGGCAGCGCGCGCCGTCTATCCGGCGATTATCAATAACCTGATACAGCTACTGCTTGGTACCTCGCTACTTTCGGCTATCGCTTTACCGGAACTCACCGGTACCGCGACAGTCATCAATGCGCGGACACTGCTCTATATCCAGACCTTTAGCGTCGTTTTAGGCGTTTACCTGGTACTGAGTAACCTGTTTTCCTGGCTGGGCAATCTGATCGGACGCCGGGTGTTCAATCCGCCGCTGGTGACCAAAGTAAAAAAGTCCGTCTGGTTTCGCCGCGTAACTTTCCCGGTTAATCCGGTGAAACAGAGGAATCCAGTATGA
- a CDS encoding ABC transporter substrate-binding protein, with translation MGCTPTENKDEKSGAPASTLQTVLQRGTLRVGDCLSFAPFGFYDKQGNPDGYDVDLAKALAKEMGVKLEMVNTTSANRIPNLQTNKVDVVFCNFTRNLERAKEIGFTQPYVVASEAMLVRKNSGIQSAHDMQGKTIATVKGSTNGDEVRAMNIQVKIQEYDSSQAAILAVKQGQADAMIEDNNFLAYQAKLDPTLAVTNEALVPLEYNAFGVKQGDQVWLNYLNEFLFEVNASGENATLYQKWFGTKPRYPLNPQY, from the coding sequence ATGGGCTGTACTCCAACTGAAAACAAGGATGAAAAAAGCGGCGCGCCTGCCTCCACGCTGCAAACCGTATTGCAGCGCGGCACGCTACGGGTTGGGGATTGCCTGAGTTTTGCCCCGTTTGGTTTTTACGATAAGCAGGGCAACCCGGATGGCTATGACGTTGATCTGGCGAAGGCATTAGCCAAAGAGATGGGCGTCAAGCTGGAAATGGTGAACACCACCAGCGCCAACCGTATCCCTAACCTGCAAACCAACAAAGTGGATGTGGTGTTCTGTAACTTCACCCGTAATTTGGAGCGAGCGAAAGAGATTGGCTTTACCCAACCTTACGTGGTGGCCAGTGAAGCGATGCTGGTACGCAAAAATAGCGGCATTCAGTCGGCGCACGATATGCAGGGCAAAACTATCGCCACGGTAAAAGGCTCGACCAATGGCGATGAAGTGCGCGCAATGAATATTCAGGTCAAAATTCAGGAGTATGACTCTTCGCAAGCCGCCATCCTGGCAGTGAAACAAGGTCAGGCTGACGCGATGATTGAAGATAATAACTTCCTCGCTTACCAGGCAAAACTGGATCCTACCCTGGCTGTAACCAATGAAGCGCTGGTGCCACTGGAATACAACGCGTTCGGCGTGAAACAGGGTGACCAAGTCTGGCTAAATTATCTCAACGAATTCTTGTTTGAGGTTAATGCCTCCGGTGAAAACGCGACGCTGTACCAAAAATGGTTCGGTACTAAGCCGCGTTACCCGTTGAATCCGCAATATTAA
- a CDS encoding RidA family protein, with translation MSIKRYGIEGGIGTGGQKLPFARAVEADGWLYISGQTPMVNGEVVEGGIIEQTRLAFENCLAIMHEAGFRTEDVVHVTAVLTDARYFSSFNKVFSEIFSDSPPARICSVQDLVVDCKVEVDMKCFNANRK, from the coding sequence ATGTCAATAAAACGCTATGGCATCGAAGGTGGGATTGGGACGGGTGGTCAAAAACTCCCGTTCGCACGTGCCGTAGAAGCCGATGGATGGCTGTATATCTCCGGCCAAACGCCGATGGTTAATGGCGAAGTGGTCGAGGGCGGAATTATCGAACAAACCCGGTTAGCGTTTGAAAATTGTCTGGCGATTATGCATGAGGCCGGTTTTCGGACAGAAGACGTGGTGCATGTAACGGCGGTGCTAACCGATGCGCGTTATTTCAGTTCATTTAATAAAGTGTTTAGCGAAATATTTTCAGATTCACCGCCAGCACGTATTTGTAGCGTGCAAGACTTGGTGGTTGACTGCAAAGTTGAAGTTGACATGAAATGTTTTAACGCCAACAGAAAATAA
- a CDS encoding IclR family transcriptional regulator, producing the protein MPDEKPSRARGVDRIIDIFRQLHIAQQPLAMRELIEATGAPRSSIYELVGILSEAGWLETSAEGAVFFGREMHYYGADYMAHNDLIRRAHQLMVEIVARHGETVQLCMLEGNKYTVVLSESNAHPFKITSDIGVRVPIPWTATGRLLLSDWSDQAILDLIPEQDYRLATGKVLDKQAFLKDIHRAGELGYSMTEGLSDSFTCCMAAPIRSRAGQSVAAFCFMVSRDTPPERRQMLLQELIDSAQKLSDFA; encoded by the coding sequence ATGCCTGATGAAAAGCCGTCCCGGGCGCGCGGTGTTGACCGTATTATCGATATTTTCCGTCAGTTGCATATCGCACAACAGCCGTTGGCGATGCGTGAGTTGATTGAGGCGACAGGCGCGCCGCGGTCGAGTATTTATGAGCTGGTTGGCATCCTCAGCGAGGCGGGCTGGCTGGAAACCAGCGCCGAAGGCGCGGTCTTCTTTGGTCGGGAGATGCACTATTACGGTGCGGATTATATGGCGCATAATGACCTGATTCGTCGGGCGCACCAATTGATGGTGGAAATTGTCGCCCGCCATGGTGAAACCGTTCAGCTTTGTATGCTGGAGGGGAATAAATACACCGTGGTGTTATCGGAAAGTAATGCTCATCCCTTCAAAATCACCTCAGATATTGGGGTAAGGGTGCCGATCCCATGGACGGCAACCGGGCGGTTATTGCTGAGTGATTGGTCAGATCAGGCGATTCTCGATCTGATTCCGGAACAGGATTATCGTTTAGCGACCGGAAAAGTGCTGGATAAGCAGGCGTTTCTTAAAGATATTCACCGGGCTGGCGAGCTGGGTTACAGCATGACGGAAGGGTTATCGGATAGTTTCACCTGCTGTATGGCGGCGCCAATCCGTTCGCGCGCAGGGCAGTCGGTAGCCGCCTTTTGTTTCATGGTAAGCCGTGATACGCCGCCAGAGCGCCGACAGATGCTGTTGCAGGAATTGATAGACTCGGCGCAGAAGCTGTCTGATTTCGCCTAA